A DNA window from Archocentrus centrarchus isolate MPI-CPG fArcCen1 chromosome 15, fArcCen1, whole genome shotgun sequence contains the following coding sequences:
- the olig3 gene encoding oligodendrocyte transcription factor 3: MNSDSSPSSRASSPDMDGMFLRDHHPHHHHHHHHVGSSVSSSTQSGEQQRQKMSGGEHLRSGEAKSVSVGSSSSSSSSSSSSNKYKLKKQITEEEMYQLRLKINGRERKRMHDLNLAMDGLREVMPYAHGPSVRKLSKIATLLLARNYILMLTSSLDEMKRLVGEIYGGQHSAFHCGTVAHGAGGHSGGPAAAAAAAAAAAHQVHPLLGSALSSSTSSTLSSALPGLTSIRAPHSLMKGSPAAPSALQLGSGFQHWAGLPCPCTICQVPPPPPHIPITSTGLTRLSGEGKDGMK, translated from the coding sequence ATGAATTCAGACTCCAGCCCAAGCAGCAGAGCCTCTTCCCCGGACATGGACGGCATGTTTCTCCGTGACCACCACCcgcatcaccatcaccatcatcaccacgTCGGCTCCTCCGTGTCCTCCTCCACGCAGAGCGGCGAGCAACAGCGCCAGAAGATGAGCGGCGGTGAGCACCTGCGCTCTGGAGAAGCAAAGTCAGTGTCTgtaggaagcagcagcagtagcagcagcagcagcagtagcagcaacAAGTACAAACTGAAGAAGCAAATCACTGAGGAGGAAATGTACCAGCTCCGTCTCAAGATTAACGGAAGGGAGAGGAAGCGCATGCACGACCTCAACCTGGCCATGGACGGCCTGCGCGAGGTGATGCCCTACGCGCACGGGCCCTCAGTGCGGAAGTTGTCCAAGATCGCCACGCTGCTTCTTGCCAGGAACTACATCCTGATGCTCACAAGCTCCTTGGACGAGATGAAGCGGCTGGTGGGGGAGATATACGGAGGGCAGCACTCAGCCTTCCACTGCGGCACGGTGGCGCACGGCGCCGGCGGACACTCCGGAGGTCCCGCCGCCGCAGCCGCTGCAGCCGCCGCAGCCGCACACCAGGTACACCCTCTTCTCGGGAGCGCGCTGTCCTCCTCGACGTCCTCCACTCTGTCCAGCGCGCTGCCGGGGCTCACGTCTATTAGAGCACCCCACTCCCTGATGAAGGGTTCTCCGGCTGCGCCCTCGGCCCTGCAGCTGGGCTCCGGTTTCCAACACTGGGCCGGGCTGCCCTGTCCCTGCACCATCTGCCAggtgcctcctcctcctccacacatCCCCATTACCTCCACCGGCCTCACGAGACTCTCAGGGGAGGGGAAAGATGGGATGAAATGA